In Epinephelus moara isolate mb chromosome 9, YSFRI_EMoa_1.0, whole genome shotgun sequence, a genomic segment contains:
- the fbxw5 gene encoding F-box/WD repeat-containing protein 5 yields MECGPVLPDSLVLEIFLRLPHDAVLRAGLTCRQWLAVSRDEFLWRELFYSYYRIPRSVPRHPASVSWYREFRRLFDCIPCVEVQTLREHTDQVLHLAFSHRGHRFSSCSKDCTVKLWDTERQDGNISLVHSSSMRQFNWGYTQFSQFNADDTLLLVSGVYLGPHHSSSGEIAVISLENYSLLSRVRNKPYDVFGCWLNETHLISGNLHWIGNMTSCSVLWLNKAFQDVESENVNVVKRLFKIQNINASTIRTVMVAHCRRHDNPDLLLDYEAQSQVQRQKGQQQQQHQPLLFDLGTSGSEEEEEEEEECHEARLPASRHPQPTISGLEHIIQSRKNVGCMELAIETHVAQMMGRAHTKAPDSSLIEPSEPGEGEDKTYLLFTTGSLTYSPHQIGIKRIKPDQMTTCGPVLGEERSSDEFFDSLDHVIDIHGHIIGMGLSPDHRYLYVNSRAWPAGCVISDPMSPPPIAEEIDLHVIDLKSLREERRSLRAHRAFTPNDECFFIFLDVSRDFVASGAEDKHGYIWDRHYNICLARLAHDDVVNSVAFSPADQELLLSASDDSTIKVWRSPRMVRMAQAPARPLRPRGILSSLLGRSKNSTSSSSVNGKP; encoded by the exons ATGGAGTGTGGCCCAGTTCTGCCGGACAGCTTGGTGTTGGAGATCTTCCTGCGTCTGCCCCATGATGCCGTGCTGAGAGCTGGtctgacctgcagacagtggcTGGCTGTCTCCAGAGATGAGTTCCTTTGGAGGGAGCTGTTCTACAGCTACTACCGCATACCGCGCTCCGTACCCCGACACCCAG CGTCGGTGTCATGGTACAGGGAGTTCAGGCGTCTGTTTGACTGCATCCCATGTGTGGAGGTTCAGACGCTGAGAGAGCACACCGACCAAGTCCTCCACCTGGCTTTCTCTCACAGGGGTCATCgcttctcctcctgctccaaAGACTGCACCGTTAAG CTATGGGACACGGAGCGGCAAGATGGTAATATCTCGCTGGTGCACAGCTCCAGCATGCGGCAGTTTAACTGGGGCTACACCCAGTTCTCCCAGTTTAATGCTGATGACACCCTGCTGCTTGTGTCTGGTGTCTACCTGGGTCCGCACCACTCCTCGTCTGGGGAAATCGCTGTCATCAGTCTGG AGAATTACTCGCTGTTGTCTCGTGTGAGGAACAAGCCATACGATGTGTTTGGCTGTTGGCTGAATGAGACCCACCTGATCTCAGGGAACCTGCACTGGATAGGCAACATGACGTCCTGCTCTGTTCTCTGGCTCAATAAAGCCTTCCAG GACGTCGAATCAGAGAACGTCAACGTAGTCAAGCGCCTTTTCAAGATCCAGAACATCAACGCCAGCACCATCCGCACAGTGATGGTGGCCCACTGCCGTCGTCACGACAACCCGGACCTGCTGCTAGACTACGAGGCTCAGTCCCAGGTTCAGAGGCAGaaagggcagcagcagcagcagcaccagcccCTCCTCTTCGACCTGGGGACCTCTGGcagtgaggaagaagaggaggaagaggaggagtgtCACGAAGCAAGGCTCCCTGCTAGCCGCCATCCTCAGCCCACCATCTCAGGCCTGGAGCACATTATACAG AGTCGTAAAAATGTAGGGTGCATGGAGTTGGCGATTGAGACCCACGTGGCTCAAATGATGGGCAGAGCCCACACAAAAGCCCCTGACTCCAGCCTAATCGAGCCCTCCGAGCCTGGGGAGGGAGAAGACAAAACTTACTTACTCTTCACCACTGGCAGCCTTACATACTCCCCACACCAGATAG GTATTAAGCGAATCAAGCCCGACCAGATGACGACTTGTGGTCCCGTACTCGGGGAAGAGCGGAGTTCAGACGAGTTTTTTGATTCCCTGGACCATGTTATTGATATCCACGGACACATCATTGGTATGGGCCTCTCTCCAGACCACAG GTATCTCTATGTGAATAGCCGGGCGTGGCCAGCCGGGTGTGTGATCTCTGACCCCATGTCTCCTCCTCCCATTGCCGAGGAAATTGACCTGCACGTCATTGATCTGAAGAGTTTAAGGGAAGAGAGACGGAGCCTGCGTGCTCACCGAGCCTTCACGCCTAACGACGAGTGCTTCTTCATCTTCCTGGATGTCAGCAGGGACTTTGTCGCCAG TGGAGCAGAGGACAAGCACGGTTACATCTGGGACCGCCACTACAACATCTGCCTGGCACGTCTGGCGCACGACGACGTGGTAAACTCGGTGGCATTCAGCCCCGCTGACCAGGAATTGCTGCTGTCCGCTAGCGATGACTCTACCATTAAAGTGTGGCGCTCACCACGCATGGTCCGCATGGCGCAGGCCCCTGCCCGGCCGTTGAGGCCCCGCGGCATCCTGTCATCCCTGCTGGGCCGCAGCAAGAACTCGACGTCTTCCAGCAGTGTGAATGGAAAACCATGA
- the LOC126396095 gene encoding PR domain zinc finger protein 12-like, translating into MGSVLPADALALKSGFKCPSRSLSDVITSDILHSFLYGRWRNVLGEHLAEERQSGSGSSGSPKTAFTAEVLAQSFAGEVQKLSSLVLPSEVIIAQSSIPGEGLGIFSKTWIKAGTEMGPFTGRVLSPEHVDLLKNNNLMWEVFNEDGTVRYFIDASQEDQRSWMTYIKCARNEQEQNLEVVQIGSSIFYKAVETIPPDQELLVWYGNTHNTFLGIPGVPGTDEEHIKKTRNDDSHPCEGPSSCSPPAPATTAGRMRCVICHRGFNSRSNLRSHMRIHTLDKPFVCRFCNRRFSQSSTLRNHVRLHTGERPYKCHVCQSAYSQLAGLRAHQKSARHKPVAHATDVPSQVSPPPPQMTAMPHQHQMPLVHHIPTMVL; encoded by the exons aTGGGCTCCGTGCTACCCGCAGACGCTTTGGCTCTCAAGTCTGGATTTAAGTGTCCGAGCCGCTCGCTGTCAGACGTGATCACCTCGGACATCCTGCACAGCTTCTTGTACGGCAGGTGGAGGAACGTGCTGGGCGAACACCTGGCGGAAGAGCGGCAGAGCGGCAGCGGTAGCAGCGGCAGCCCCAAGACCGCCTTCACCGCCGAGGTGCTGGCTCAGTCCTTCGCCGGAG aGGTGCAGAAGCTGTCCAGCCTGGTGCTGCCCAGTGAGGTGATCATCGCGCAGAGCTCCATCCCTGGAGAGGGCCTGGGCATCTTCTCAAAGACCTGGATCAAAGCAGGAACCGAGATGGGGCCTTTCACAGGGAGAGTCCTGTCCCCTGAACACGTGGACCTGCTCAAGAATAACAACCTCATGTGGGAG GTGTTCAATGAAGACGGCACGGTGCGCTACTTCATCGATGCCAGCCAGGAGGACCAGCGCAGTTGGATGACTTACATAAAGTGCGCCCGGAATGAGCAGGAGCAAAACCTGGAGGTGGTGCAGATCGGCAGCAGTATCTTCTACAAGGCGGTGGAG ACTATCCCGCCAGACCAGGAGCTTCTTGTCTGGTATGGAAACACCCACAACACATTCCTGGGAATCCCTGGAGTTCCGGGAACAGATGAGGAACACATAAAGAAAACCAGAAATG ATGACTCCCACCCCTGTGAGGGCCCTTCCTCTTGCTCCCCACCCGCCCCCGCCACCACAGCCGGTCGGATGCGCTGCGTCATCTGCCACCGCGGCTTCAACTCCCGCAGCAACCTGCGCTCCCACATGCGCATCCACACTCTGGACAAGCCCTTCGTGTGCCGCTTCTGCAACCGCCGCTTCAGCCAGTCGTCCACGCTGCGAAACCACGTCCGGCTGCACACCGGCGAGCGGCCCTACAAGTGTCACGTGTGTCAGAGCGCGTACTCGCAGCTGGCGGGCCTGAGGGCGCACCAGAAGAGCGCGCGGCACAAACCCGTGGCGCACGCCACCGACGTGCCATCCCAAGtgtcccctcctcccccacagATGACCGCCATGCCCCACCAGCACCAGATGCCGCTGGTGCACCACATCCCCACCATGGTGCTATGA